The nucleotide window ATGCGAGAGACGAGTAGCGTGGATCCACCAAGTGCCACCGACGCGTCCCAGGCTTCAAGGAGCGCCAGATCGGGACACTCCTGCCTCAGAAGTCGGTTGCGTTGCTCGACCGAACGTACATAGGCCGAGAGTATCTTTGAGTAGGACCTGTTCGCCTGACGACCAAAGGCGTCGAGCTCATCGCGACGATACGCTGCCCCACGCTTCACGAACGACAGGTCGTCGGGACTGAAGAGGACCGACATCAGCGTAGACGGAAGGTCTTGGGCCTGGCACCTCTTCCCATTTCTCATGAAACGACGGCGTGTGGGGTCGATCTCACAGGACACGTCAACGACACGGCCATCGCCCTCGAGACGGGCCGCTATCAGGGCACAGCTCTGATCCTCGCGAACGAGTTGGGCGGGTTTGGAATGCCGAAACGAGAAGCCTGCGGTGAGCATCTGCAGAGCTTCGATGGCGTTCGTCTTGCCTGCGGCATTACGACCGTGGAGTACGGTCATGCCATCGGCGAGCGCTATGTTCCTCTCGTCAAAGTTGCGCCAGTTGCGCAGACCAAGACTTCTGACAAGCAGCCCCACACCTACATCCTGACGGGCATTAGCAGGTAGAGGTAGTTGATCTTGGCATAAGACTTGAATATGCCCGGTTGCATGGCACTCAACAGCTCAAGGGTTATCTCCTTCTCGTTTGCGGCGGCGTTCACGCAGTCGAACACGTAGTGGTAGTTGAGCGCTATCGACATGCTCTGCCCCTCGACGTCGACGGGAAGGAGTTCCGTCGACTCCCCCTGGTCAGGAGAGGACGCCGAGAGCTTCATGACCCCTCCGTCCGTGTCGATGTCGACGCGGACGGAGGGGTTTGCCAAAGCGATGACCGAGACGCGCTTGAGCGCGGAGGCGAACTCCGAGACGTTGACCTTGACGGAGGTGTTGCAGTCGGCGGGAAGGAGCTGCTTGTAGTTGGGGAAGTTCCCCTCGATCTTGCGGGTGATGTAGGTGGTGTTGCCAAAGACGAACACCACCTGGCTGTCTGTGGTACCTATGAGGACCTTTTCCGTCATGGAGGGGAGGGTGAGGACGTCGTGGAAGGTCATGCCGGGAACGATTGTCTGGAACGCCTCGTCCGCAGATGAGGTCTCGGCATTGGAATCGCAGACTGCCAGGCGGTAAGAGTCGGTCGCGACCAGGCGGATGGTGTTCTCCTCAACGGAAAGCAGCACGCCCGAGAGAATCGGTCGAGAGGTGTCCCTCGAGGTCACCTTGTAGACCTTATCGACCATCTCGGAGAGCAGGGATGACGGAAGCTCTATGGTGCGGCCGAGGGCGAACTGCGGGAACTCTGGAAAGTCCGACGGGTCGAGGGTGTTCAGACGGAATGTCGACTTGTCGCAGGAGATGGAGACGACACGCTCGCCCCCCTCGAAGGAGACCGCGGCATCAGGTAGCGTCTTGACGATGTTCATAAGGATCTTGCCCGAGACGACCGTCGACCCCGCCTCCTCGACCATGGCGGCGATGCGATGGCGGACGTTAATCGTGAGGTCGGTGGTCTGGAACGTCAGTGTGCCCTCGGCAGCTGTGATGAGGATGCCCGAGAGGATGGGCAGGGTCGAATTACTACCCATGCCCTTCGAGACGACTGCGAGCGCCTGGGACAGGGATGACTGGCTCACCGAGAACTTCATGGGTACCCTTCCGTTGCTATTGGTACTTATATATACGTAAAGGAGCAGTTCTAGTAATAGACGCTGTCAAAAAGGTGAAAACCTTGCGGACGTGCTGCTCGGAGCATCGCCTCACTCATTGTAGACGTCCACATTCCCTCTTCTCCCCCTCAACACGCGTACGTGTCGAAAACGGCTTTCGACAGAGGGGAAGGGCTTGTCAACGCGAGACGACAGGTTTTCATCACTGTCATCGACACCGTCAGCTACTGTCCGTGATGCTGTCGTGCAGGGTCTGCACACGGTCGTGAAAGATGCGGTCTTCTCTCTTGGCCTTGTCGACCCAGGCGATGCTGTGTTCTACGGTGGCGTGGCTCCGCCCACCAAACTTCTTGCCGATGTCTGCCAACGTGTGGTCGGTCAGCTTGCGCGTGAGCCAGATGGCTACGTGGCGTGGCTCCATGAGTTCCTTGTTGCGCTTGCCACCCACGAGGTCGTTGTGAGAGATGTCATAGTATCCCTCTATGGCCTTCTGGATCTGGTCCACGGTGATGATCTTTTGTCCGGTGGGCCACTTGGAGCTGGCGATGCGGATGATGTCCTCACGGGTGAAGGGGAGGTCGCGGGTCTTCTTGCGAGATGCATCCATGAGACAGGCGTGGACGAAGCCCTCGATGACACGGATGTTCGTACCCGACCTATCGGCCATGAGGCGGCGCATCTCCTCGGAGATGGTCCCATCCATGAGGGGTAGGTGCTCGTTTATGGCATCCTGCTTCATGTGCTCGTAGAAGTTGTTGATGAGATTGAGCTTGAGCTCGTAGTCTGGCACTTGGATGCTGACTGTCACGCCCGAGTCCATACGGCTGGTCTCACGCTCGTCGAACTTGCTGTCACCCGTGCCCAGCTGCAATGGTGACCTGTCCGCCGCACATACGATCTGTTTGCCATGTGACACCAGCGCATTGAATGTCTCGAAGAAGAAGCGGATGGTGCCAGCGGCGGTCCGCATGTTCTGGATGTCATCGATGATCAGCACGTCGACGTTCTGGTAGCTCTTCGAGAGGACGCTCCGGGCAGATGTCTCGCTGTCGTTCCATGCAATACGGTACTCCTCGATAAACTCTGCGGCCGTGCGATAGACGCAGAGGCGCGAGGGGTCGTTGTGAACGATGTAGTTCTGTATCGCCCTGAGCAGGTGGGTCTTGCCCAGCCCGCTCTTACCGTGGATGAACAGGGGGTTAT belongs to Olsenella uli DSM 7084 and includes:
- the recF gene encoding DNA replication/repair protein RecF (All proteins in this family for which functions are known are DNA-binding proteins that assist the filamentation of RecA onto DNA for the initiation of recombination or recombinational repair.) — translated: MGLLVRSLGLRNWRNFDERNIALADGMTVLHGRNAAGKTNAIEALQMLTAGFSFRHSKPAQLVREDQSCALIAARLEGDGRVVDVSCEIDPTRRRFMRNGKRCQAQDLPSTLMSVLFSPDDLSFVKRGAAYRRDELDAFGRQANRSYSKILSAYVRSVEQRNRLLRQECPDLALLEAWDASVALGGSTLLVSRIHLFERLVEYMCPIYREISEGEELGCRYISSLGLPLEDLSRDEICAAFAKRLCELRPQELRRQQTLVGPQRDDLSFTIDGRDARSFGSQGQQRSIVLAWKMAEVKLSRDVTGEQPLLLLDDVMSELDETRRNAMTRFVQGGIQAVVSTTNLGYFPRELLCGAEVVPIGE
- the dnaN gene encoding DNA polymerase III subunit beta, producing the protein MKFSVSQSSLSQALAVVSKGMGSNSTLPILSGILITAAEGTLTFQTTDLTINVRHRIAAMVEEAGSTVVSGKILMNIVKTLPDAAVSFEGGERVVSISCDKSTFRLNTLDPSDFPEFPQFALGRTIELPSSLLSEMVDKVYKVTSRDTSRPILSGVLLSVEENTIRLVATDSYRLAVCDSNAETSSADEAFQTIVPGMTFHDVLTLPSMTEKVLIGTTDSQVVFVFGNTTYITRKIEGNFPNYKQLLPADCNTSVKVNVSEFASALKRVSVIALANPSVRVDIDTDGGVMKLSASSPDQGESTELLPVDVEGQSMSIALNYHYVFDCVNAAANEKEITLELLSAMQPGIFKSYAKINYLYLLMPVRM
- a CDS encoding DnaA/Hda family protein, producing the protein MDPLQDSDADILWHDVLMLLEAQGIQPSLLAMLKSCSARSFDGESLHIETSMTFAQRKIMQHGTMIEGCLEQAAFQPVMLCVDLARDTMGTHLHLNEAARGAGHVGEEHQTRGPVQGTAPKPTRKPVIAVETTITPDQLGEVPQRRRGGAGRVEGMTTTEAYNHFESEAVEVVDSKLTFDRFVAGEENMLAYEAAKQVANGENKSYNPLFIHGKSGLGKTHLLRAIQNYIVHNDPSRLCVYRTAAEFIEEYRIAWNDSETSARSVLSKSYQNVDVLIIDDIQNMRTAAGTIRFFFETFNALVSHGKQIVCAADRSPLQLGTGDSKFDERETSRMDSGVTVSIQVPDYELKLNLINNFYEHMKQDAINEHLPLMDGTISEEMRRLMADRSGTNIRVIEGFVHACLMDASRKKTRDLPFTREDIIRIASSKWPTGQKIITVDQIQKAIEGYYDISHNDLVGGKRNKELMEPRHVAIWLTRKLTDHTLADIGKKFGGRSHATVEHSIAWVDKAKREDRIFHDRVQTLHDSITDSS